In one Solanum lycopersicum chromosome 11, SLM_r2.1 genomic region, the following are encoded:
- the LOC101268834 gene encoding protein TIC 214 → MMIFQSFLLGNLVSLCMKIINSVVVVGLYYGFLITFSIGPSYLFLLRALVMEEGTEKKVSATTGFTTGQLMMFISIYSASLHLALGRPHLIIVLALPYLLFHFFWNNHKHFFDYGSTTRNSMRNLSIQCFCWLVNWSHIIHEMYIQSNKYLVLKLRNSMAQIFSRIPSPILTKKLKEALEIEERLESEEERDVEIEIASEMKGTKQEQERSTEEDPYPSPSLFSKDGWDPAKIDEKEEVRVNTTNKIKDKFHSHLTETGHNNINTSNSPIYDYQDSYLNNNNTGNLENCKVQRLDKKNENQEEE, encoded by the exons atgatgatttttcaatcttttctaCTAGGTAATCTAGTATCCTTATGCATGAAGATAATCAATTCGGTCGTTGTGGTCGGACTCTATTATGGATTTCTGATCACATTCTCCATAGGGCCCTCCTATCTATTCCTTCTTCGAGCTTTGGTTATGGAAGAAGGAACCGAGAAGAAGGTATCAGCAACAACTGGTTTTACTACGGGACAACTCATGATGTTCATATCGATCTATTCTGCGTCTCTGCATCTAGCATTGGGTAGACCTCATCTAATAATTGTCCTAGCTCTACCATATCTTTTGTTTCATTTCTTCTGGAACAATCACAAACACTTTTTTGATTATGGATCTACTACCAGAAATTCAATGCGTAATCTCAGCATTCAATGT TTTTGTTGGTTGGTTAATTGGTCACATATTATTCATGAAATG TACATTCAATCTAATAAGTACCTTGTATTAAAATTGAGAAATTCTATGGCTCAGATCTTTA GCAGAATACCCTCACCCATTCTTACTAAGAAACTGAAAGAAGCCTTAGAAATAGAAGAAAGGTTGGAAAGTGAGGAAGAAAGAGATGTAGAAATAGAAATTGCTTCCGAAATGAAGGGGACTAAACAGGAACAAGAGAGATCCACTGAAGAAGATCCTTATCCCTCTCCTTCCCTTTTTTCGAAAGACGGGTGGGATCCGGCCAAAATCGATGAAAAGGAAGAAGTTCGAGTGAATACAACgaacaaaataaaagataaattccACTCTCACCTTACAGAGACAGGCCATAACAATATCAATACTAGTAATAGTCCAATTTATGATTATCAGGATTCTTATCTGAATAATAATAACACGGGGAATCTAGAAAATTGTAAAGTGCAACGGCTtgataagaaaaatgaaaatcaagaagaagaataa